A DNA window from Salvelinus sp. IW2-2015 linkage group LG4q.1:29, ASM291031v2, whole genome shotgun sequence contains the following coding sequences:
- the rep15 gene encoding rab15 effector protein has product MGKIESKQPAPDIPKIISTWWERLQKKPPAPTMTIPNMNFNFPTLWGRRESKLPDPDIPSIFSTLWRTPQNPNDFVPLFNDCVGIAAARTQEYLLFLDPEDKFQPSPAALNDIFLMTYITQSSHLHMTDSFNCTTMTKQQRILLGADWVWAVLERPTKNPRIQIAVQILHLPEREGGPAEDIPPEVYTESMQMAKMESAHKNKAERMVDFCASIGNDCYALFLLFGRKGDPGNIYGVLSNNFHAAIGKTKINRALIENFFKGSRYLHTPTGMLQAIVTKRDSDPLTLLIKFT; this is encoded by the coding sequence ATGGGGAAGATAGAGAGCAAACAACCAGCCCCGGACATTCCCAAGATAATCTCAACCTGGTGGGAGAGGCTACAGAAGAAGCCACCAGCTCCAACCATGACCATTCCAAACATGAACTTTAACTTCCCAACCCtgtggggaaggagagagagcaagctACCAGACCCAGACATACCCAGTATATTCTCCACTCTGTGGAGAACCCCCCAAAACCCCAACGATTTTGTCCCTCTATTCAACGACTGTGTGGGGATAGCTGCAGCTAGGACCCAGGAGTACCTCCTGTTCCTGGACCCAGAGGACAAGTTCCAGCCTAGCCCGGCAGCCCTCAATGACATCTTTCTAATGACCTACATCACCCAGAGCAGCCACCTCCACATGACCGACTCCTTCAACTGCACCACCATGACCAAGCAGCAGCGCATCCTCCTGGGTGCTGACTGGGTGTGGGCTGTGCTGGAGAGGCCCACCAAGAACCCCCGCATCCAGATCGCCGTGCAGATCCTGCACCTGcccgagagggagggagggccagCCGAGGACATCCCCCCGGAGGTGTACACTGAATCCATGCAGATGGCCAAGATGGAGTCTGCTCATAAGAACAAGGCAGAGAGGATGGTGGATTTCTGTGCCTCCATCGGTAATGACTGCTACGCCCTGTTTCTCCTCTTTGGCCGCAAGGGCGACCCGGGCAACATCTACGGGGTGCTGAGCAACAACTTTCATGCTGCTATAGGGAAGACTAAGATCAACCGTGCACTCATTGAGAATTTCTTTAAAGGGTCCAGGTACTTACACACGCCCACTGGAATGCTACAGGCTATTGTCACCAAGAGAGATTCTGACCCTTTAACTTTGCTCATCAAGTTTACCTGA